Part of the Desulfonauticus submarinus genome, TAATGTTATGAAAATATATCTAGTAGGGGGAAGTGTTAGGGATTATTTTTTGGGAAAAATTCCTAAGGATTTAGATTTTGTAGTTTTGGATTGTAAGGAAGAGGAATTTTTAAAAAAATTCCCTCAGGCGAAAAAGGTAGGGAAAGTAAAAAGTGTTTTTTACATAGGAAGAGATGAATATACTCTTAGTAGTTATGAAAATATCGAGCAAGACCTAGAACATAGGGACTTAACTATAAACTCCTTAGCTAAACAAGAAGATGGAAAATTAATTGCACATCCTCTTGCTTTAAATGATTTAGAAAAAAAGATTCTTCGTCCAGTAAAGAGACAAAATTTTTTAGATGATCCTCTAAGGGTTTTTAGGGCAGCACGATTTTGGGCAGAACTTCCTGAGTTTATTCTTAGTGAGGAGCTTGTGGAAACGTGTAGATATGTTGTCCAACAAAAAGATATATGGGAAAAGATAAGTCCTGAACGTATAGGACAGGAGTTATGCAAAGCCTTAAAGTCTAAGCGTCCTGGAAATTTTTTAGCTTTTTTAGAAAATGTTAGGGGATTTGAGTTTTGGTTTGAGGAACTAAAACAAGCTTCTCAAATTCCAGCTGGACCAAGGCCTTATCATAAATCTTCTGTTTTAGGACATACTATACGTCTGATGAATGAATTAGCAGGAGATTTTTGGGCTGTTTGGATGGCCTTTTGTCATGACTTGGGAAAAATCTTTACTTCACCAGACCTATATCCCCATCATTATGGACATGAACAAAAAGGTATAAAAGTTGTTTTAGCTTTAACTAAAAGATTAAAATTATCTCATAAAATGGCATTGGCTGGGAAGTTAGCTTCACTTTATCATATGCAGGCAGGAAATTATAATGATTTAAGGCCAGGTACAAAAGTTAGACTTTTAAAGAACATAGAATATTTTTTAGACCCTTTTTTTAAATTAATTTTTGCTGATAGTAAAAAAGACTATTTAGCTCAGGCTAAAAAAGACCTAGAGATTATAAAACAGGTTAAGCTGCCTACTAAATTTCAAGGATTAGGCCCTAAATCAGGAGAAATTCTTTTATCTTTACAAGGTTCAGCTCTTAAAAATGCCAACAAAAATTGTGCCAAAACTTCTTGACTCTGTTTTTTTTAGACTTATCTTTAAACATATTAAGGTGCTAACTTGTTTTAAAAATTGAATTTTTTAGAGGGGAATTTGGATATGGAGTATAAAGATTATTATAAAATTTTAGGTGTTTCAAAGGGTGCATCTCAGGAAGAGATTTCTAAGGCATATAAAAAGTTAGCCAAAAAATATCATCCAGATTTGAATCCTAATAATAAAGAAGCAGAAGAGAAGTTTAAGGAAATAAATGAAGCGTATGAGGTTTTAAAAGATCCAGAAAAAAGAAAACTCTATGATTCTTTAGGTCCTAATTGGCAGCATGGGCAAAATTTTGAACCACCGCCAGGATTTGAGAATATTCACTTTGAGTTTAGAGGAGATAGTACAGGATTTGAAGATTTGGGAGGGTTTAGTGATTTTTTTGAGACTATTTTTGGTGGACTAGGCAGGTCAGGAAAAAAGAAAAGAGCTTATTATAGTGGTTTTGGACAAGATTTTTATTCAGCAAGAGGTGAGGATCAAGAAGCTATTTTAGAGTTATCTTTGGAAGAGGCTTTTCGAGGAGGAGAGAAAACAATTACTGTAGGAAGTATTGGAACTGGTAAAAAAACTTTGAATGTAAAAATTCCGCCAAGAATAAAGGATGGAGCTAGGATTAGATTAAAAGGCCAGGGCGGACCAGGAATAGGAAATGGTCCTGCTGGAGATTTATATTTAAAAGTAAAAATATTACCTCACGCCTTATTTAAGTTGGATGGTAATAATATAATTTATCGTTTAGATCTGGCACCGTGGGAGGCTGTACTTGGAACAGAAATAGATGTGCCTACTTTGGAGGGCAAAGTGAAGTTAAAGGTTCCAAGGGGAATTAGTAGTGGTCAAAAGCTTCGGATTAAAGGTAAGGGATTAGGACAAGGGTTAAGAAGAGGAGATCAATTGGTTGAAATTAGAATTAAGTCTCCAAAAAATCTTTCTGCAAAAGAAGAAGACTTATGGCAGGAATTAGCCCGAATCTCTTCTTTTAATCCGAGGAGATAGGAGGGAGTAAATGGTAAATATTAGAATAAAAGAAATTTCCCAGCCTTGTGTGTCTCAAAAATTAAGTTGGGAAGAGTTTGTTTTTAGAACAGGTATTAATCCCTTACGTTTGACTGAGTTGATAGAAATGGATTGGATTAATTTTGATAGAGTTGGCGAAGATCATTATCTTTTTCCAGAAAAAGAGATTTATAAAGTTCAACGTTTGCTTCGAGTTTGTCGTGATTTTGAACTTTCTACTTTGGCAGGTATGATTATTGTAGATTTAATAGAACGAGTAGAACAACTGGAAAGAGAATTATCTCAGTTTAAATTTTAATTTAAATTTTAAAAAGATAGAAGGAGGAATATTATGGATATAAGTAAATTTACCCAAAAATCTCAAGAGGCTATTTCTGAAGCTCAGAATCAGGCCATAAAGTTTGGTCATCAACAAATAGATGCAGAACATCTATTTTTGGCTTTAGTTAGCCAAGAAGAAGGTCTTATTCCAAGACTGTTAGAAAGGGCTGGTTATGATGTTGTTGCTGTTAAAGATGCGATTAAAGGTGAGTTAGAAAAGCTTCCTAAAGTGAGTGGTCCTGGAGTTCAACCAGGGCAAATTTATGTTACTCAAAGAGTAAATAGTGTTTTATTAGCAGCTCAAGAGCTAGCTAAAAAGATGAAGGATGAATATGTAAGTGTAGAGCACATATTTTTGTCTTTATTAGACGAGCCGCCTAACACAGGGGTAGGTAGAGTTTGCCAAACATTTCGTTTAGATAAAGATAAAGTTTTAAGTGTACTTACAGAAATTAGAGGGCATCAAAGGGTGACCTCAGATAATCCAGAAGGCACCTATGATGCTTTGAAAAAATATGGTCGGGATTTGGTAGAAGAAGCAAGAAAAGGAAAGTTAGATCCAGTAATTGGGAGAGATAGTGAAATAAGGAGATGTATTAGAATTCTTTCTAGAAGAACTAAAAATAATCCTGTGCTTATTGGAGAAGCTGGTGTTGGTAAAACCGCAATTGTAGAAGGTATTGCCCAAAGAATTCTTCGTCAAGATGTGCCTGAATCATTAAAAGACAAGACGATTTTTGCTTTAGATATGGGTGCACTAATTGCTGGTGCAAAGTTTAGAGGAGAATTTGAAGAAAGATTAAAAGCTGTTTTAAAAGAAATACAAGAATCAAATGGAAAAATTATTTTATTTATTGATGAAATTCATACTATTGTAGGAGCTGGTAAGGCAGAAGGTGCAATGGATGCAGGAAATCTTTTAAAGCCTATGCTAGCTAGAGGAGAATTACATTGTATTGGTGCTACAACTGTAGATGAATATCGTAAATATATTGAAAAGGATCCAGCTTTAGAAAGACGTTTTCAACCTGTATTTGTAGATGAGCCGTCTGTAGAGGATACAGTTTCTATTTTAAGAGGATTAAAAGAACGTTTTGAAGTTCATCATGGTGTTAGGATAAGTGATAGTGCCTTGGTAGCAGCCGCTACTTTATCTCATAGGTATATTACAGATAGGCACTTGCCAGATAAGGCTATTGATTTAATTGATGAGGCAGCAGCTAAGATTAGAACAGAAATTGATTCATTGCCTACAGAATTGGATGAAATAAATAGAAAGATAATGCAGTTAGAAATAGAGCAAGAGGCATTAAAGAAAGAAAAAGACGAGGCTTCTAAGGAGAGGTTGCAAAAATTAGCCAAAGAATTAGCTGAATTGAAAGAAAAACAAGCAACTTTAATGGCTCAATGGGAAAAAGAAAAAGAAGCAATTAATGCTTTAAGAAAGCTTAAAGAGGAAATAGAAAAAACAAGATTAGAGATAGAAGCTGCAGAGCGAGCTTATGATTTAAACAAAGCTGCTGAACTTCGCTATGGAAAATTAACCCAATTAGAACAAGAACTTGCCCAAAAAGAAGAAGAACTTAAAAAGCAAAGCGAAGGCAAAACTTTACTTAAAGAAGAAGTAGGTCCTGATGATATTGCAGAGATTGTTTCTAAATGGACAGGTATTCCTGTTACAAAACTTATGGAATCAGAGCGGGAAAAACTTTTAAAATTAGAGGACGTTTTACATAAACGGGTTATTGGTCAAGATGAAGCAGTAAGGGCTGTAGCAGATGCAGTTATTAGAGCGCGATCAGGGTTAAAAGATCCTCGTAGGCCCATAGGTTCATTTTTATTTCTTGGACCCACAGGTGTTGGTAAAACTGAGCTTTGTAAAACTTTGGCTAGAACATTATTTGATACAGAAGAGAATATGATTCGTTTAGATATGTCTGAATATATGGAAAAGCATACAGTAGCGCGACTTATTGGAGCTCCTCCTGGATATGTAGGATATGAAGAGGGAGGACAACTTACTGAAGCTGTGCGTAGAAAACCATATTCAGTAATACTTTTTGATGAAGTGGAAAAAGCACATCCTGATGTCTTTAATATTTTACTTCAGATTTTAGATGATGGAAGGCTTACAGACAGTCATGGAAGGATAGTTGATTTTAAAAATACTATTATAATTATGACCTCTAACCTTGGAGCACAATATTTATTGGACGGTATTACTCCAGATGGTCAACTAAAACCTGGAGTAGAAGAACAAGTAATGAATGTGGTAAAAAGTCATTTTAGGCCAGAGTTTTTAAATCGTATTGATGAGATTGTCTTGTTTAAACCATTGTTGTTAGAAGAGATTAAGCAGATTATAGAGCTATTATTAGATGATTTAAGGGAAAGGTTGAAAGAGAAAAAGATTAGTTTAGAACTTACTCCAGAAGCCAAAGAATTAATTGCCAGAGAGGCTTATGATCCTGTGTATGGAGCAAGACCATTGAAACGCTATCTTATTCATAATGTGGAAACAAAACTGGCTAAGGCAATTATTGGTGGTAAGGTAATGGAAGGAGATAAGGTAGTAGTAAAAGTGAAAGATGGTGACTTGGTTTTAGATGTGGAATAGATTTTAGGATAAAGAGATTTTTATGTAATCGAACTATAAAATAGGGGGCAGAGACTTTGCCCCCTATTTGTTTTCATGTCTATGAGGAATGTATCCCAAAGGATGGGCGTGTTCGTGCTTGTGGAGGACAATGGTAGGATCGTATATAACTTGTTTGTCTCGTAGAATATATTGTTTTTTTGTAATTCTGGCTAAGAAATCATAATCGTGAGAAATAATAATATAAGCAATGTCTAATTTTTTCAAAATTTCGATAAGCTTAGATCTAGAATGTTCATCTAAACCAGTAGTTGGTTCGTCTAAGATAAGTACTTGGGGGGACATAGAAAGGACTGTGGCAATGGAAACCAGTTTTTTTTCTCCACCTGAGAGATTAAAAATATTTCTTGGTCCGAGATCAGCTATACCTAATTTTTCTAAAGTTTTTTGAGCTATTTTTAGAGCTTTTTGGGGCTTAAATCCCAGATTTAAAGGTCCAAAAGCAACATCTTCAAGTACTGTAGGAAATATTAATTGATCATCTGCATTTTGAAAAACAAACCCTATTTTGGGTCTTATTTGTTGGAAATCTTTTTCTTTTATACATTTTTTACCAAAAAGAATAATTTCTCCTTCTAAAGGAAGAAGTAATCCCACCATTAAAAATACAAGAGTGGTTTTTCCACTTCCATTTGGCCCAATTAAGCCTATTTTTTCATTTTTTTGAAGGCAAAAATTAATTTTTTCTAAGATAAGTTCTGTTTTTTTGTAGCCAAAGGAGACATTTTTTAGTTGGATTAAAGAGTTACACACTTTATAAGTACCGTCCTTGCCATAGAAGTAAGGTAAATATTACAAGGTTTATAAAGGAAAAGTATATATCTTTTAAACCTAGCTTATAGGGATAAAGGCTGTAAAACTTGCCTTTAAATCCTCTTAACACAAGAGCTTTGTGTACTCTATCTCCTTTATCGTAAGCTCGCAAGATAATAAGACCTACTAGATAGGCGTAGGTTTTATAAGTAAATAGATTTGTTTTAGGTTTAAACCCTTTTACTTTTAAGGAACGAAAAAGTTTATCCTTTTCTTCTTTTAACAGGAAAAGGTAACGGTAAGCAAAAAGAAAAAGATAAACTAATTTACCTGAAACTTTTAATTCTTGTAAGGCATATCCTAAGGTAGAAATAGGTAAACTTAAGATAAAAGAAAAAAATAAGAGCATTAAAGTATTAGCTTTAATGCTTAACATAAGACAAAGAGAAAACGCTGGCTTTGAAATTTTAAACCAGCCTATTTGTATAAAGGTTGGTCCATAAATAGTAAAAGGTAAAATTAACCAAAAAAATAAAACAAAGGCATTAACTGGTTTTAATTTTTTTAAAGTATCTTTTATACTAAGGCCAGCTAATCCTATACTAATAAGCGCAAAAAACAAACTTAAGCAGAGAGTAAAAATATCTTTTTGGGCAGCAATATAAAAGGAAAATATTACTGCCCAAATTATTTTTATTCGAGGGTCTATTTTGTTCCATAAGTTTAAATGGGTTTCTTCGCTACTCATTTTTGTTTTTGCTCATAAAGTATAGAGCTATTCCCATTAATCCAAAAATATAACCAATGCCAGAAAAAATATCTTGCAAAGTTATTTTTTTCTCTTGGAGAAGGGTTAATTTTTCCATTATTGGGTTTAGTCTTTTAGTTAAAACTTTGTCTATGATTTGTTCTATTTCTTCACAAGATGGAGAATTAGCTGAAAGATTTTTTGAGTTAGCTGGAATAGTAGTATCCCAAGGAAGAACACTACTTGAAGAAGTAGAAGTTTTAGAGGTAGCAGAAGGAGTTTTTATATCATTTTGTTCTTGAAGTTCTTTAAAAGGTATTTTCCATGTATTTCTGTGTCCCATTCCTGCAAGAATTTCAGCCTCTAAGTCATGTTTATTAGTAAATACTTGTTTAGGTAAATCAAAATCTACTTTTCCCTTGTTGTCAGTGGTTTTTGAAGCTATTATTTTTCCTGTGGTTAGGTCTTTTATATTTACTGTACCTTTTTTTACCTTTTCTCCAGAAGGATATTTGGACTCACAATAGATTTTTTGTCCTTCTACCCAACAGAAAATATTTACCCTATGGGCAGATGATTTGGATAATGTTCCCCATATCCCAAAGATAAGAATGAATGTTAAAAAAATATTTATCTTTTTCATTTTGATTACCCCTAAAATTTCTTCAAAGAGATTTTAACAATAAGCTTAAGAAATTAGTTAAAAAATAAAAAAGTCGAGACTTATTATTGTTCTAATAATTCTGGCTTGGTTTTTAAAATAAAAACTACAATAAAATAGGAAATAACTGCTTCTATTCCTGCAATAGGAATGTGGGCTAATACTAAAAGTTTTGCTACAGAAATGAATTCCTCTCCTGAACCTCCTAAGCTAATACCTGCTAAGACAGCACTTGTAAGTACTGTCAGTCCTGCGAGTATTCCTCCCCATAGAGGCTTAGGTTTTAGTTTAAATAAAATTCCTGCCATAACAGCAGGAAGTCCCATAATAGCTGTATTTGCCCCTAGAGTGGTTATTCCGCCAAATTGAAACAAAAGGGCTTGAAGAAGAAGACCTATAAAAAGAGTAGGTAAGGCCAGTATTCCTAATAAAATGCCTACTAATCCATTTAAAAGTAGATGGGCACTTGAAGGGCCTATGGGTATATGGATTAAGGAAGCTACAAAAAATACAGCCGCTAGAATACCCATTTTGGGAACTTCATTGGGGGATAATTTTTTTAAAGCAATTGCTAAGCCAATACCTGTAATTCCCCATCCTGTAATTAAAACTGGTAGACTTAAAACTCCTTCTGAGATGTGCATATCTACTTCCTTATTTAGTTTGAGATGTTAAAGAAGTGTTTTTTATCTAAAATTAAATTTAAAAAATTAAAAGTGTAAGAATGGGCTATAATTATAGCCCATTCTTCCTAATGTGTATTTATTTGCTAGGCCAGGGGGCGAAATATAACCATAACACGGCACCCAATTCTACTTCTTTTTGCTTGCCTTTATAGGGTAATGTAAAGTCAGCAGTATTTAAGCCAGCAAATCCCCACCACCCAGCTGCAGGTGGAGTATAAGTGAATATTCCATTTTGGTCAGTTTTTACTACTTGAGTAATATAATACTCTCCTGGAGGAGTTAAGCCTTTTTGATTAAAAAATTCTACTTCTACATCACAATTAGCAGCAGGTTTGCCGTTTACCAAAACTTTACCTTGAAAGGTATTACCAGCATAAAGTCCAAAAGGTCTGGTTAAAGGGATGATCTCTGTTTTTAAACCAATAGGATTATCCCAACCTTCTTCATCGCCAAATGCGGCTACAAATGTTTTAGTATAGTGGATGATATATTTATCTTCTGCAGGTTCAAAGTAAGGTGTTGGTTTCATAAAAAATTGATATACTCCAGGTCTTTTGAATTTAAAACTAGTCTTCCATGCAGTATGTCCTAAGAAACTAATCTTGTTTAAGTTTTTTCTTAAATCAATTATTTTGTCTCCTACCTTTACTCCAAATTTTTCAGGTTTAACTAACTCCATTCCCTTCATTTCCATAGGATGAATAAAGGCCAACATAAGCTCAATTGTCTTTGCTTCAGGAGTAATCATAGATTTTTGAGGCAATAAGAACCCAAAATGGGCATAAGCCGTAAGTGGTAAAGTTAGTAACATTAAGATTAGAAAAAATTTTACTAAACGCATAAACAGTAACCTCCTTTTATATTTTGTAAATGATAAGTGTGAAGTATTACAAAAAAGTATTCAAGTCAACTAGAAAAAGAGTGTATCCTTTTAATTAATTACTGCTAACTTAAGTTAGCAGTATAGATGTGGTTTTTTAAAAAAGTATAACAATATTAGTATGTTACAGTATTGTGAAAAATGGCACTAAATTTGTAGGAGGGTTGAAGGTTTATTTAAAAAATAAAAAAGGAGGTGTTTTTATGGCTGAAGACAAAAAACAATGCAAAACAGAAAGTTCTTTGAGTATTGATTCGTTAGAAGCCCACGATGTGTTAGAAGGAGCTGAGCCTTGGGAGCCAATTGAAACGAAGTTGGTATTATGGTCTTTTGCTATAGCGGTTGTGGTGTTGTTAATTGGTTTATGGT contains:
- a CDS encoding HD domain-containing protein, coding for MKIYLVGGSVRDYFLGKIPKDLDFVVLDCKEEEFLKKFPQAKKVGKVKSVFYIGRDEYTLSSYENIEQDLEHRDLTINSLAKQEDGKLIAHPLALNDLEKKILRPVKRQNFLDDPLRVFRAARFWAELPEFILSEELVETCRYVVQQKDIWEKISPERIGQELCKALKSKRPGNFLAFLENVRGFEFWFEELKQASQIPAGPRPYHKSSVLGHTIRLMNELAGDFWAVWMAFCHDLGKIFTSPDLYPHHYGHEQKGIKVVLALTKRLKLSHKMALAGKLASLYHMQAGNYNDLRPGTKVRLLKNIEYFLDPFFKLIFADSKKDYLAQAKKDLEIIKQVKLPTKFQGLGPKSGEILLSLQGSALKNANKNCAKTS
- a CDS encoding DnaJ C-terminal domain-containing protein, translated to MEYKDYYKILGVSKGASQEEISKAYKKLAKKYHPDLNPNNKEAEEKFKEINEAYEVLKDPEKRKLYDSLGPNWQHGQNFEPPPGFENIHFEFRGDSTGFEDLGGFSDFFETIFGGLGRSGKKKRAYYSGFGQDFYSARGEDQEAILELSLEEAFRGGEKTITVGSIGTGKKTLNVKIPPRIKDGARIRLKGQGGPGIGNGPAGDLYLKVKILPHALFKLDGNNIIYRLDLAPWEAVLGTEIDVPTLEGKVKLKVPRGISSGQKLRIKGKGLGQGLRRGDQLVEIRIKSPKNLSAKEEDLWQELARISSFNPRR
- a CDS encoding chaperone modulator CbpM; this translates as MVNIRIKEISQPCVSQKLSWEEFVFRTGINPLRLTELIEMDWINFDRVGEDHYLFPEKEIYKVQRLLRVCRDFELSTLAGMIIVDLIERVEQLERELSQFKF
- the clpB gene encoding ATP-dependent chaperone ClpB, with protein sequence MDISKFTQKSQEAISEAQNQAIKFGHQQIDAEHLFLALVSQEEGLIPRLLERAGYDVVAVKDAIKGELEKLPKVSGPGVQPGQIYVTQRVNSVLLAAQELAKKMKDEYVSVEHIFLSLLDEPPNTGVGRVCQTFRLDKDKVLSVLTEIRGHQRVTSDNPEGTYDALKKYGRDLVEEARKGKLDPVIGRDSEIRRCIRILSRRTKNNPVLIGEAGVGKTAIVEGIAQRILRQDVPESLKDKTIFALDMGALIAGAKFRGEFEERLKAVLKEIQESNGKIILFIDEIHTIVGAGKAEGAMDAGNLLKPMLARGELHCIGATTVDEYRKYIEKDPALERRFQPVFVDEPSVEDTVSILRGLKERFEVHHGVRISDSALVAAATLSHRYITDRHLPDKAIDLIDEAAAKIRTEIDSLPTELDEINRKIMQLEIEQEALKKEKDEASKERLQKLAKELAELKEKQATLMAQWEKEKEAINALRKLKEEIEKTRLEIEAAERAYDLNKAAELRYGKLTQLEQELAQKEEELKKQSEGKTLLKEEVGPDDIAEIVSKWTGIPVTKLMESEREKLLKLEDVLHKRVIGQDEAVRAVADAVIRARSGLKDPRRPIGSFLFLGPTGVGKTELCKTLARTLFDTEENMIRLDMSEYMEKHTVARLIGAPPGYVGYEEGGQLTEAVRRKPYSVILFDEVEKAHPDVFNILLQILDDGRLTDSHGRIVDFKNTIIIMTSNLGAQYLLDGITPDGQLKPGVEEQVMNVVKSHFRPEFLNRIDEIVLFKPLLLEEIKQIIELLLDDLRERLKEKKISLELTPEAKELIAREAYDPVYGARPLKRYLIHNVETKLAKAIIGGKVMEGDKVVVKVKDGDLVLDVE
- a CDS encoding energy-coupling factor ABC transporter ATP-binding protein — protein: MCNSLIQLKNVSFGYKKTELILEKINFCLQKNEKIGLIGPNGSGKTTLVFLMVGLLLPLEGEIILFGKKCIKEKDFQQIRPKIGFVFQNADDQLIFPTVLEDVAFGPLNLGFKPQKALKIAQKTLEKLGIADLGPRNIFNLSGGEKKLVSIATVLSMSPQVLILDEPTTGLDEHSRSKLIEILKKLDIAYIIISHDYDFLARITKKQYILRDKQVIYDPTIVLHKHEHAHPLGYIPHRHENK
- a CDS encoding energy-coupling factor transporter transmembrane component T family protein → MSSEETHLNLWNKIDPRIKIIWAVIFSFYIAAQKDIFTLCLSLFFALISIGLAGLSIKDTLKKLKPVNAFVLFFWLILPFTIYGPTFIQIGWFKISKPAFSLCLMLSIKANTLMLLFFSFILSLPISTLGYALQELKVSGKLVYLFLFAYRYLFLLKEEKDKLFRSLKVKGFKPKTNLFTYKTYAYLVGLIILRAYDKGDRVHKALVLRGFKGKFYSLYPYKLGLKDIYFSFINLVIFTLLLWQGRYL
- the cbiM gene encoding cobalt transporter CbiM, encoding MHISEGVLSLPVLITGWGITGIGLAIALKKLSPNEVPKMGILAAVFFVASLIHIPIGPSSAHLLLNGLVGILLGILALPTLFIGLLLQALLFQFGGITTLGANTAIMGLPAVMAGILFKLKPKPLWGGILAGLTVLTSAVLAGISLGGSGEEFISVAKLLVLAHIPIAGIEAVISYFIVVFILKTKPELLEQ
- a CDS encoding DUF4198 domain-containing protein — encoded protein: MRLVKFFLILMLLTLPLTAYAHFGFLLPQKSMITPEAKTIELMLAFIHPMEMKGMELVKPEKFGVKVGDKIIDLRKNLNKISFLGHTAWKTSFKFKRPGVYQFFMKPTPYFEPAEDKYIIHYTKTFVAAFGDEEGWDNPIGLKTEIIPLTRPFGLYAGNTFQGKVLVNGKPAANCDVEVEFFNQKGLTPPGEYYITQVVKTDQNGIFTYTPPAAGWWGFAGLNTADFTLPYKGKQKEVELGAVLWLYFAPWPSK